Proteins encoded together in one Mycobacterium simiae window:
- the dapD gene encoding 2,3,4,5-tetrahydropyridine-2,6-dicarboxylate N-succinyltransferase, whose product MTAVTGAAGIGLATHASDGSILDTWFPAPELTESDTSGTSRLALSDVPPELAALVGRDDDRNTETVAVRTVIGSLDDVAADAYDAYLRLHLLSHRLVAPHGLNAGGLFGILTNVVWTNHGPCAIEGFEAVRARLRRKAPVTVYGIDKFPRMVDYVLPSGVRIADADRVRLGAHLAAGTTVMHEGFVNYNAGTLGASMVEGRISAGVVVGDGSDVGGGASIMGTLSGGGTEVISIGKRCLLGANAGLGISLGDDCVVEAGLYVTAGTKVLTPEGKTMKAVEFSGGNNLLFRRNSVSGAVEVVARGGQGIALNEDLHAN is encoded by the coding sequence CTGACCGCCGTGACTGGAGCTGCAGGCATCGGATTGGCGACGCACGCCTCCGACGGATCGATCCTCGATACATGGTTTCCCGCACCGGAACTCACCGAGTCGGACACCAGCGGCACGTCGCGGCTCGCGCTGTCCGACGTGCCGCCGGAATTGGCCGCGCTGGTGGGCAGGGACGACGACCGCAACACCGAGACGGTGGCCGTGCGCACGGTCATCGGAAGCCTGGACGACGTCGCCGCCGACGCGTACGACGCCTACCTGCGGCTGCATTTGCTGTCTCACCGCTTGGTCGCGCCGCATGGGCTCAATGCCGGCGGCTTGTTCGGGATCTTGACCAACGTGGTGTGGACCAATCACGGACCGTGTGCCATCGAGGGGTTCGAGGCGGTTCGCGCGCGGCTGCGGCGCAAGGCACCGGTGACGGTCTACGGCATCGACAAGTTCCCGCGGATGGTCGACTACGTGCTGCCCAGCGGGGTCCGCATCGCCGACGCCGACCGGGTACGCCTCGGCGCTCACCTGGCGGCGGGCACCACCGTGATGCACGAGGGCTTCGTCAACTACAACGCCGGCACCCTGGGCGCGTCGATGGTAGAAGGCCGCATCTCGGCCGGCGTGGTGGTCGGCGACGGTTCCGACGTCGGCGGCGGCGCCTCGATCATGGGCACCCTGTCCGGCGGTGGCACCGAGGTGATTTCGATCGGTAAGCGGTGCCTGCTCGGCGCCAACGCGGGCCTGGGCATCTCGCTGGGCGACGACTGCGTCGTCGAAGCCGGCTTGTACGTGACGGCAGGCACGAAAGTCCTTACTCCCGAAGGCAAAACGATGAAGGCGGTCGAGTTCTCCGGGGGCAACAATCTCTTGTTCCGGCGCAACTCCGTGAGCGGGGCGGTGGAAGTGGTGGCGCGCGGCGGTCAGGGCATCGCCCTCAACGAGGACTTGCACGCCAACTGA
- the fadD6 gene encoding long-chain-acyl-CoA synthetase FadD6, with translation MSDHARGARKPVGLTDIASGLPDVLADLPVIVRGAVTGLLAQPNSRKSIGSVFQDRAARFGDRVFVRFGDQQLTYRDANAAANRYAAVLASRGVGHGDVVAIMLRNSPNTVLAMLAAVKCGAVAGMLNYHQRGEVLAHSLGLLDAKVLIAETDLVSAVTESGSTATAATLTIEDLERFAVGAPATNPDSVAAVQARDTAFYIFTSGTTGFPKASVMTHQRWLKALGAFGGLGLRLKSADTLYSCLPLYHNNALTVALSSVINSGATLALGKSFSASRFWDEVIQSRATAFIYIGEICRYLLNQPPKDTDRKHQVRVIAGNGLRPEIWRDFTERFGIARVCEFYASSEGNTAFINIFNVPGSTGIAPMPLVYVEYDPDTGDPVRDDNGRVRRVPPGKPGLLLSPVNRLQPFDGYTDKSASEKKLVRNAFREGDCYFNSGDVMSPQGMRHAAFVDRLGDTFRWKGENVATTQVEAAVASDNSVEECTVFGVEIPNTGGRAGMAAVQLREGAQFDGKSLARAVYDQLPAYALPLFVRVVKTLEYTTTFKSRKVELREQAYGSDVQDPLYVLAGRDEGYVPYYDDYPSEVAAGKRPRG, from the coding sequence ATGTCCGATCACGCTCGGGGAGCGCGCAAACCCGTCGGCCTGACCGATATCGCGTCCGGGCTGCCCGACGTGCTGGCCGACCTGCCGGTGATCGTGCGCGGCGCGGTAACCGGTTTACTCGCTCAGCCGAACTCGAGGAAGTCGATCGGCAGCGTGTTCCAGGACCGCGCGGCCCGCTTCGGTGACCGCGTGTTCGTGCGGTTTGGCGACCAGCAGCTGACCTACCGCGACGCCAACGCCGCCGCCAACCGGTACGCCGCCGTCTTGGCCTCGCGCGGCGTCGGCCACGGCGACGTCGTCGCGATCATGCTGCGCAATTCGCCCAACACGGTGCTGGCGATGCTGGCCGCGGTCAAATGCGGCGCCGTCGCCGGCATGCTCAACTACCATCAGCGCGGCGAGGTGCTGGCCCACAGCCTGGGGCTGCTCGACGCCAAGGTGCTGATCGCGGAGACCGACCTGGTCAGCGCCGTCACCGAGTCCGGCTCGACGGCAACCGCGGCGACGCTGACCATCGAAGACCTCGAGCGCTTCGCCGTCGGCGCGCCCGCCACCAACCCCGACTCGGTGGCCGCCGTCCAGGCCCGTGACACCGCCTTCTACATCTTCACGTCGGGTACCACCGGCTTCCCCAAGGCCAGCGTGATGACGCACCAGCGCTGGCTCAAGGCGCTCGGCGCGTTCGGCGGGCTCGGGCTCCGGCTCAAGAGCGCGGACACCCTATACAGCTGTCTACCGCTGTACCACAACAACGCGCTGACGGTGGCGCTGTCGTCGGTGATCAACTCCGGGGCGACCCTGGCGCTGGGCAAGTCGTTTTCGGCGTCCCGGTTCTGGGACGAGGTGATCCAAAGTCGGGCCACCGCCTTCATCTACATCGGCGAGATCTGCCGGTATCTGCTCAATCAGCCACCCAAGGACACCGACCGCAAACACCAGGTGCGGGTGATCGCCGGCAACGGGCTGCGCCCGGAAATCTGGCGAGACTTCACCGAACGCTTCGGCATCGCGCGGGTGTGTGAGTTCTACGCCTCCAGCGAAGGCAACACGGCCTTCATCAACATCTTCAACGTGCCCGGGTCGACAGGCATCGCGCCGATGCCGTTGGTGTACGTGGAATACGACCCCGACACCGGAGATCCGGTCCGCGACGACAACGGCCGGGTGCGGCGGGTGCCGCCCGGCAAGCCCGGGCTGCTGCTCAGCCCGGTCAACCGGCTGCAGCCGTTCGACGGCTACACCGACAAGTCGGCGAGCGAAAAGAAGTTGGTGCGCAACGCTTTTCGTGAGGGTGACTGCTATTTCAACTCCGGCGACGTGATGAGCCCGCAGGGCATGAGGCACGCCGCGTTCGTTGACCGCCTCGGTGACACCTTCCGCTGGAAGGGCGAGAACGTCGCCACCACCCAGGTCGAGGCGGCGGTGGCGTCCGACAATTCGGTCGAGGAGTGCACGGTGTTCGGGGTGGAGATCCCCAACACCGGCGGCCGTGCCGGGATGGCCGCGGTGCAGCTGCGCGAGGGCGCGCAGTTCGACGGCAAGTCGTTGGCCCGCGCGGTGTACGACCAGCTGCCCGCCTACGCGCTGCCGCTGTTCGTGCGGGTGGTCAAGACCTTGGAGTACACCACGACCTTCAAGAGCCGCAAGGTGGAACTGCGTGAGCAGGCCTACGGCTCCGACGTGCAGGACCCGTTGTACGTGTTGGCCGGTCGTGACGAGGGCTACGTGCCGTACTACGACGACTACCCGAGCGAGGTAGCGGCCGGCAAGCGACCCCGAGGCTGA
- a CDS encoding glucosyl-3-phosphoglycerate synthase encodes MTASELFAGELTGNEVAAARQWLASRSWTRPTWTVPELEAAKGGRTVSVVLPALNEEETIASVVASISPLLDELVDELIVLDSGSTDETEIRAIAAGARVVSREQALPGVPPRPGKGEALWRSLAATSGDIVVFVDSDLINPHPMFVPWLLGPLLTGDGIHLVKSFYRRPLSAGATGGTGEAASGGGRVTELVARPLLAALRPELGCVLQPLGGEYAASRELLSSLPFAPGYGVEIGLLIDTFDRLGLDAIAQVNLGVRAHRNRPLAELGAMSRQVIATLLSRCGIPDSGVGLTQFFAAGPDGPDGPSYTQRTSPVSLADRPPMKVLRPR; translated from the coding sequence ATGACCGCATCGGAGCTGTTCGCCGGCGAGCTGACCGGCAACGAGGTCGCCGCCGCGCGGCAGTGGCTGGCCAGCCGTAGCTGGACCCGCCCCACCTGGACGGTGCCCGAGCTGGAAGCCGCAAAAGGCGGCCGGACGGTCTCGGTGGTGCTCCCGGCACTCAACGAAGAAGAAACCATCGCCTCGGTCGTCGCCAGCATTTCGCCGCTGCTGGACGAGCTGGTCGACGAGCTGATCGTGTTGGACTCCGGGTCGACCGACGAGACCGAAATTCGTGCCATCGCCGCCGGTGCCCGGGTCGTCAGCCGCGAACAGGCGCTGCCCGGAGTGCCGCCCCGCCCCGGGAAGGGGGAGGCGCTGTGGCGCTCGTTGGCCGCCACCAGCGGCGACATCGTCGTGTTCGTCGACTCCGACTTGATCAACCCGCATCCGATGTTCGTGCCGTGGCTGCTCGGCCCGCTGCTCACCGGCGACGGCATTCATCTGGTCAAGAGCTTCTACCGGCGGCCGCTGTCCGCCGGCGCGACGGGAGGCACCGGCGAGGCGGCCAGCGGTGGCGGCCGGGTCACCGAGCTGGTGGCCCGGCCGTTGTTGGCCGCGCTGCGCCCCGAACTCGGCTGCGTCCTGCAACCGCTGGGCGGCGAATACGCCGCCAGCCGGGAACTGCTGAGCTCACTGCCGTTCGCCCCCGGCTACGGCGTGGAGATCGGTCTGCTGATCGACACCTTCGACCGGCTGGGACTCGACGCGATCGCCCAGGTCAACCTAGGCGTGCGGGCGCATCGCAACCGGCCGTTGGCCGAGCTGGGCGCGATGAGCCGCCAGGTCATCGCGACACTGCTCTCGCGCTGCGGCATTCCCGACTCCGGGGTAGGGCTGACGCAGTTCTTCGCCGCCGGGCCCGACGGCCCCGACGGCCCGAGCTATACGCAGCGCACCTCGCCGGTGTCGCTGGCGGACCGGCCGCCGATGAAGGTGCTCAGGCCACGCTGA
- a CDS encoding TIGR00730 family Rossman fold protein, which produces MRPEGDTAGEWSVCVYCASGPTHPELLDVSGELGEAIAERGWTLVWGGGHVSAMGAVASAARARGGRTVGVIPEQLVRRELADRMADELIVTDTMRDRKRIMEDRSDAFIVLPGGIGTLDELFDAWTTGYLGMHDKPVVLLDPWGHYEGLWLWLNGLLDSGYISQAAIDRLVLVDKVGAAIEACAPR; this is translated from the coding sequence ATGCGCCCCGAAGGCGATACAGCAGGCGAATGGTCGGTATGCGTGTACTGCGCGTCCGGGCCGACACATCCCGAATTGCTTGACGTGTCTGGCGAACTCGGCGAAGCGATAGCCGAGCGCGGCTGGACGCTGGTGTGGGGCGGCGGCCACGTATCGGCGATGGGGGCGGTGGCGAGTGCGGCGCGGGCCCGCGGCGGCCGCACCGTCGGCGTCATCCCCGAACAGCTGGTGCGCCGAGAACTCGCCGACAGGATGGCCGACGAGTTGATCGTCACCGACACCATGCGCGACCGTAAACGCATCATGGAAGACCGCTCCGACGCGTTCATCGTGTTGCCTGGCGGCATCGGCACCCTCGACGAGTTGTTCGACGCGTGGACGACAGGCTATCTGGGTATGCACGACAAACCGGTGGTGCTGCTCGATCCGTGGGGGCATTACGAGGGTCTGTGGCTGTGGCTGAACGGGTTGCTCGACAGCGGCTACATCTCGCAGGCAGCAATCGACCGGCTGGTGCTGGTCGATAAGGTGGGTGCCGCAATCGAGGCGTGCGCCCCTCGCTGA
- the dapE gene encoding succinyl-diaminopimelate desuccinylase — MLDLRGDPIELTAALVDIPSESRHEKRIADEVEAALRAQTSDFEIIRNGDAVLARTRRNLPTRVLLAGHLDTVPAADNLPSRRLTDADGDVVYGCGTADMKSGDAVFLHLAATVTEPAHDLTLVLYDCEEIEAAANGLGRIERELPEWLAADVAILGEPTAGYIEAGCQGTLRVAVSATGTRAHSARSWLGDNAIHKLGAVLNRLAEYPARTVDIDGCRYREGLSAVRVDGGVAGNVIPDAASVTVNYRFAPDRSPAEALRHVREVFDGIDVHIEQTDCAAGALPGLSQPAAKALVEAAGGNVRAKYGWTDVARFAALGIPAVNFGPGDPNLAHRRDERVPAAAITDAVAMLRPYLAG, encoded by the coding sequence GTGCTGGACTTGCGTGGGGATCCGATCGAGTTGACCGCGGCGCTGGTCGACATCCCCAGCGAGTCACGACACGAAAAGCGCATCGCGGACGAGGTCGAGGCCGCGCTTCGGGCGCAGACATCCGATTTCGAAATCATCCGCAACGGTGATGCCGTGTTGGCACGCACCCGACGCAATCTGCCGACCCGGGTGCTGCTGGCCGGGCATCTGGACACCGTCCCGGCAGCCGACAACCTGCCCAGCCGTCGCTTGACCGATGCCGACGGCGATGTGGTGTACGGCTGCGGCACCGCGGACATGAAATCCGGCGACGCGGTGTTCCTGCATCTGGCCGCCACGGTGACCGAACCCGCCCACGACCTGACGTTGGTGCTCTACGACTGCGAGGAAATCGAAGCGGCCGCAAACGGACTGGGCCGCATCGAGCGCGAACTGCCGGAGTGGTTAGCCGCCGACGTCGCCATCCTGGGCGAACCCACTGCCGGCTATATCGAAGCCGGTTGCCAGGGCACGTTGCGGGTCGCGGTCAGCGCCACCGGGACTCGTGCCCACTCGGCGCGATCTTGGTTGGGGGACAACGCAATTCACAAACTGGGCGCGGTACTCAATCGGCTGGCCGAGTACCCGGCACGAACCGTCGATATCGACGGTTGCCGCTACCGCGAAGGACTGTCGGCGGTGCGTGTCGACGGCGGGGTGGCCGGCAACGTCATCCCCGACGCCGCCTCGGTCACCGTCAACTACCGGTTCGCTCCCGACCGCTCGCCCGCCGAGGCACTGCGACATGTGCGCGAGGTCTTCGACGGGATTGACGTGCACATCGAGCAGACCGACTGCGCCGCTGGCGCGTTGCCCGGCCTGTCGCAGCCGGCGGCCAAAGCCCTGGTCGAGGCCGCGGGCGGGAACGTGCGGGCCAAATACGGCTGGACGGACGTGGCCCGGTTCGCCGCGTTGGGCATCCCGGCGGTCAACTTCGGTCCCGGCGACCCCAACCTGGCGCACCGGCGCGATGAGCGGGTGCCGGCGGCGGCGATCACCGACGCCGTGGCAATGCTGCGGCCCTACCTGGCCGGCTGA
- a CDS encoding DivIVA domain-containing protein, translated as MALVLLYLVVLVLVAIVLFGAASLLFGRGEQLPPLPRGTTATVLPAYGVTGSDVDAVKFTQVLRGYKTSEVDWVLDRLARELEALRGQLAAVSAASDAGSDAGEPAQHKDAGGGDPA; from the coding sequence GTGGCGTTGGTTTTGCTCTACCTCGTGGTGTTGGTGCTGGTCGCCATCGTGCTGTTCGGCGCGGCGAGCCTGCTGTTCGGACGCGGCGAACAGTTGCCGCCGCTACCTCGCGGCACCACGGCCACCGTGCTGCCGGCCTACGGCGTCACCGGCAGCGATGTGGACGCGGTCAAGTTCACCCAGGTACTGCGCGGCTACAAGACCAGCGAGGTGGACTGGGTGCTGGACCGGCTGGCCCGCGAGCTCGAGGCGCTGCGCGGTCAGCTCGCCGCCGTCAGTGCCGCTTCCGACGCCGGCAGCGACGCGGGCGAACCAGCGCAGCACAAGGACGCCGGGGGTGGGGATCCGGCGTGA
- the folP gene encoding dihydropteroate synthase: MAIINRTPDSFYDKGATFGDEAARGAAHRAVQDGADIIDVGGVKAGPGENVDPDMEIARLVPFIEWLRDTYPDQLISVDTWRSEVARLACAAGADLINDTWAGIDPALAEVAAELGVGLVCSHTGGAQPRTRPFRVRYGTTTRGVVDDAIRQLTGAADRAVAAGVAPDRVLIDPAHDFGKNTFHGLMLLRHVDELVNTGWPVLMALSNKDFVGETLGVELTERLEGTLAATALAAAAGVRVFRVHEVAATRRVLEMVASIQGTRPPARTVRGLA, encoded by the coding sequence ATGGCAATCATCAACCGCACGCCCGACTCGTTCTACGACAAGGGCGCGACGTTCGGCGACGAGGCGGCCCGGGGTGCCGCGCACCGCGCCGTGCAGGACGGCGCCGACATCATCGACGTCGGCGGTGTCAAGGCCGGCCCGGGCGAAAACGTCGACCCCGACATGGAGATCGCCCGGCTGGTGCCATTCATCGAATGGCTCCGCGACACCTACCCGGACCAGCTGATCAGCGTCGATACCTGGCGCTCCGAAGTCGCCAGGCTGGCCTGCGCGGCGGGTGCGGACCTGATCAACGACACCTGGGCGGGCATCGATCCGGCCCTGGCGGAGGTGGCGGCCGAGCTGGGTGTGGGTCTGGTGTGTTCGCATACCGGCGGCGCCCAGCCGCGCACGCGTCCGTTCCGGGTTCGCTACGGTACGACCACCCGGGGTGTGGTCGACGACGCGATCCGTCAGCTCACCGGTGCCGCCGACCGCGCCGTAGCGGCCGGGGTGGCCCCCGATCGGGTGCTGATCGACCCGGCACACGATTTCGGCAAGAACACTTTCCACGGGTTGATGTTGTTGCGGCACGTGGACGAACTTGTTAATACCGGGTGGCCCGTGCTGATGGCTTTGAGCAACAAGGACTTCGTCGGGGAGACTCTGGGTGTGGAACTGACCGAACGGCTCGAGGGCACGCTGGCCGCCACCGCGTTGGCGGCCGCCGCCGGGGTGCGGGTATTCCGGGTGCACGAGGTCGCCGCGACCCGACGCGTGCTGGAAATGGTCGCCTCGATTCAGGGGACCCGTCCGCCGGCCCGGACGGTGAGGGGGCTGGCATGA
- a CDS encoding MFS transporter, whose product MARVAVSCLVGSAIEFYDFLIYGTAAALVFPAVFFPNLTPGVAMVASLGTFATAFLSRPVGAAVFGHFGDRLGRKKTLIFTLLLMAVATVGVGLVPSTSSIGMAAPLILMGLRLLQGFAVGGEWAGSALLSAEYAPGGRRGRYGMFTLLGGGVAGIMSSLTFLAVSATIGEYSPAFLQWGWRVPFLISGLLIALALYVRLNIDETPVFADEKARDLVPRAPLAEALRLQGREIFLAAGAVLGGMSLCYLGNTYFAMYAHSHLGYTRNFIWTVGVLSGLVSLIAVVTSAMLCDRFGRRRMMLIGWSACVPWSFVVLPLIDTGKPILYVLAIVGMFALAGIGSGPTGAFIPELFATRYRYSGSALAINLAGVLGGALPPLLAGTLVASYGSWSVGVMLAALTLTGVICTYLLPETHGAKL is encoded by the coding sequence ATGGCACGGGTGGCGGTCTCGTGTCTGGTCGGCTCGGCGATCGAGTTCTACGACTTCCTGATCTACGGCACCGCGGCGGCGCTGGTGTTTCCGGCGGTGTTCTTCCCGAACCTCACCCCGGGCGTGGCCATGGTCGCTTCGCTGGGAACGTTTGCCACCGCGTTTCTCTCCCGCCCGGTCGGCGCCGCTGTTTTCGGGCATTTCGGCGACCGGCTGGGCCGCAAGAAGACACTGATTTTCACGCTGCTGCTGATGGCGGTGGCGACCGTCGGCGTGGGCCTGGTGCCCAGCACCTCATCCATCGGGATGGCCGCGCCGTTGATTTTGATGGGCCTGCGGTTGCTGCAGGGGTTTGCGGTCGGCGGCGAATGGGCCGGGTCGGCATTACTGAGCGCCGAGTACGCGCCCGGCGGCCGGCGCGGCCGGTACGGCATGTTCACCCTGCTGGGCGGCGGCGTCGCCGGCATCATGAGCAGCCTGACCTTCCTGGCCGTCAGCGCCACGATCGGCGAGTACAGTCCTGCTTTCCTGCAATGGGGTTGGCGGGTGCCGTTCCTGATCAGCGGGCTACTGATCGCGTTGGCGTTGTACGTGCGGCTCAACATCGACGAGACACCGGTTTTCGCCGATGAGAAGGCCCGCGACTTGGTGCCCAGAGCTCCGCTGGCCGAGGCGCTGCGGCTGCAGGGCCGGGAGATCTTCCTGGCCGCGGGCGCCGTGTTGGGCGGGATGTCGTTGTGCTACCTGGGCAACACGTATTTCGCCATGTACGCCCATTCGCACCTGGGCTACACCCGTAACTTCATCTGGACCGTCGGCGTGCTGAGTGGCCTGGTAAGCCTCATCGCCGTCGTCACCTCCGCGATGCTGTGCGATCGCTTCGGGCGCCGGCGGATGATGCTGATCGGCTGGTCGGCCTGCGTGCCGTGGTCGTTCGTGGTGCTCCCGCTGATCGACACCGGAAAGCCGATTCTGTATGTGCTCGCCATCGTCGGCATGTTCGCCCTGGCCGGAATTGGCAGCGGACCCACCGGGGCGTTCATTCCCGAACTCTTCGCGACCCGCTACCGCTACAGCGGCTCGGCGCTGGCGATCAACCTGGCCGGGGTGCTCGGTGGGGCGTTGCCGCCACTGCTCGCCGGAACGCTGGTCGCGAGCTACGGCAGCTGGTCGGTGGGTGTCATGCTCGCGGCACTGACACTGACGGGTGTGATCTGCACTTACCTGCTGCCGGAAACGCACGGCGCCAAGCTGTAG
- a CDS encoding DNA-3-methyladenine glycosylase I, protein MSEDGLIRCGWAVGRPGPDFELYRDYHDQEWGRPLRGGVALFERMSLEAFQSGLSWLTILRKRENFRRAFCGFEIDKVARFTDADVQRLLADPGIVRNRAKIDATIANARAAAELGAPDDLSDLLWSFAPPPRSRPVDGSEIPSASAESQAMAKELKRRGFRFVGPTTAYALMQATGMVDDHVRDCWVPVPR, encoded by the coding sequence GTGAGCGAGGACGGACTGATTCGCTGCGGCTGGGCGGTGGGCCGGCCCGGGCCCGATTTCGAGCTGTACCGCGACTACCACGACCAGGAGTGGGGCCGCCCATTGCGCGGCGGGGTGGCGCTGTTCGAGCGGATGAGCTTGGAGGCCTTCCAAAGCGGCCTATCGTGGCTGACCATCCTGCGCAAACGGGAGAACTTCCGGCGCGCGTTCTGCGGGTTCGAGATCGACAAGGTGGCCCGCTTCACCGACGCGGACGTCCAGCGGCTGCTGGCTGATCCGGGCATCGTGCGCAACCGGGCCAAGATCGACGCGACGATCGCCAATGCGCGGGCGGCCGCGGAACTGGGCGCGCCGGACGATCTGTCCGACCTGCTGTGGTCGTTTGCACCCCCGCCGCGATCCCGCCCGGTTGACGGATCGGAAATCCCATCCGCCAGCGCCGAATCCCAGGCCATGGCCAAGGAACTCAAGCGGCGCGGATTCCGCTTCGTAGGCCCCACCACCGCCTATGCGCTGATGCAGGCGACGGGGATGGTGGACGACCACGTCCGCGATTGCTGGGTCCCGGTGCCGCGGTAA
- a CDS encoding AAA family ATPase, which translates to MPIRWNVPQHASTLEQLEAALADGVRTGAVVLGPDGVGKSTLARLAAEHYSSARPSTFIRWVTGTPTERVVPFGAFSHVVDIADIGKPAALLRAARASLSRDRQGDLLLIVDDAHDLDILSATLVYQLALAGTARMVVTARADAAPDAIAALWTDGLLDRIDVDAPGAATTTAEVDTFIAELPAAARAVLDYLAVEEPLSLADLTALAGDGAVAEAQDWGAAETRVRDEHSDEPVVYTAHPLFAERARAALGADGARQRRTEVVRLRSKHPPQHLSDRLRLASVALDSDAPQPVAEVVDAAQQALRLGDLPLGERLARAALERSSDAPALGARLALANSLAFQGRGREAEALLAAVDPATLSDTDLMAWTLLRAANQFFMLSEPERATAFLQTIRNRVPDVGPRLTLDALSATFAMNAGNIERAVEIARTVLAAPAADDQAVAWAASAATLCSARQGRFADVAPLARRAQGAEHPGLLRFTVGLGETTMLLMTGRLDAATELAQQFTDFAELQQPGRAIGEVLLANTLIAAGRSADAAALLGPAAAALERTGYSWGPLSLMLLATALAQQGDIASSAKALSRAESRHGTKSALFSPELGVARAWRLAAGRDTHGAVAAARDAARMAERRGQSAVALRVWHEAVRLGDPRAADPLARLCSEINCAAGGLALSHAQALAAGDDAALRRVAEELTAAGMHAAAADAAAQAEQRAQPAR; encoded by the coding sequence ATGCCGATTCGATGGAACGTCCCGCAGCACGCGTCCACGCTGGAACAGCTGGAGGCCGCTCTGGCCGACGGAGTGCGCACGGGCGCGGTCGTGCTGGGGCCGGACGGGGTCGGCAAGTCGACGTTGGCGCGGCTGGCCGCCGAACATTATTCGAGTGCGCGCCCGTCGACGTTCATTCGCTGGGTCACCGGCACACCGACCGAGCGAGTGGTTCCGTTCGGCGCCTTCAGCCATGTCGTGGATATCGCCGACATCGGCAAGCCGGCCGCGTTGTTGCGCGCTGCCCGGGCGTCGCTGAGCCGCGACCGCCAAGGCGATCTGCTGCTGATCGTCGACGACGCCCACGATCTGGACATCCTGTCGGCCACGCTGGTTTACCAATTGGCGCTTGCCGGCACCGCTCGGATGGTCGTTACCGCACGCGCGGACGCGGCACCCGACGCCATCGCGGCGCTGTGGACCGACGGTCTGCTGGACCGCATCGACGTCGACGCGCCCGGTGCGGCAACCACCACCGCCGAGGTCGACACGTTCATCGCCGAGTTGCCCGCCGCGGCGCGGGCGGTGCTCGACTATCTGGCCGTCGAGGAGCCGTTATCGCTGGCCGACCTCACCGCGCTGGCCGGCGACGGTGCCGTCGCCGAGGCCCAGGACTGGGGTGCGGCCGAAACCCGGGTGCGCGACGAACACTCCGACGAACCGGTGGTCTACACCGCACATCCGTTGTTCGCCGAGCGCGCCCGCGCGGCGCTGGGCGCCGACGGCGCCCGGCAGCGCCGCACCGAAGTCGTCCGGCTGCGGTCAAAGCATCCGCCGCAGCATCTCAGCGACCGGCTCCGGCTGGCATCCGTTGCGTTGGACAGCGATGCGCCGCAGCCGGTGGCCGAAGTCGTCGACGCGGCGCAGCAGGCGCTGCGGCTCGGCGATCTGCCCCTGGGTGAGCGACTCGCGCGCGCGGCGCTGGAGCGGTCCTCGGACGCTCCAGCGTTGGGGGCTCGGCTGGCGCTGGCGAATTCCCTTGCTTTCCAGGGCCGTGGCCGCGAGGCCGAGGCGCTGCTGGCAGCGGTCGACCCCGCGACGCTGTCCGATACCGACCTGATGGCCTGGACCCTGCTGCGGGCCGCTAATCAGTTCTTCATGCTCAGCGAACCGGAGCGGGCCACCGCGTTTTTGCAAACCATCCGCAACCGGGTGCCCGATGTCGGTCCACGGCTCACCCTCGACGCGCTCAGCGCCACCTTCGCAATGAACGCGGGCAACATCGAGCGGGCAGTCGAGATCGCGCGCACGGTGCTGGCCGCGCCCGCCGCCGACGATCAGGCGGTGGCCTGGGCGGCCAGTGCGGCCACGCTGTGTTCGGCGCGGCAGGGTCGCTTCGCCGACGTCGCGCCGCTGGCGCGGCGGGCCCAGGGCGCCGAGCACCCCGGGCTGCTGCGGTTCACCGTCGGCCTGGGCGAGACCACGATGCTGTTGATGACCGGTCGTCTGGACGCCGCGACCGAACTGGCCCAGCAGTTCACCGATTTCGCCGAGTTGCAGCAACCGGGCCGGGCAATCGGCGAAGTGCTGCTGGCGAACACGTTGATCGCCGCGGGCCGGTCCGCCGATGCCGCCGCCTTGCTCGGGCCGGCCGCCGCCGCCTTGGAGCGCACCGGCTATTCGTGGGGACCGCTGTCGCTGATGCTGCTGGCCACCGCACTGGCCCAACAGGGCGACATCGCCAGCTCGGCAAAAGCGTTGAGTCGAGCCGAATCTCGACATGGCACCAAGTCGGCGTTGTTCAGCCCGGAGTTGGGTGTGGCGCGGGCGTGGCGGCTGGCCGCCGGACGGGACACGCACGGCGCGGTGGCCGCGGCCCGCGACGCCGCCCGGATGGCCGAACGCCGCGGGCAGTCGGCCGTGGCGCTGCGGGTCTGGCACGAGGCGGTCCGGCTCGGAGACCCCCGTGCGGCTGATCCACTGGCCCGTCTATGCAGCGAAATTAACTGCGCGGCAGGAGGACTCGCCCTCTCACACGCGCAAGCACTGGCCGCCGGCGACGACGCGGCATTGCGCCGGGTGGCCGAGGAGCTGACCGCGGCCGGTATGCATGCGGCAGCCGCCGATGCCGCCGCGCAGGCCGAGCAGCGCGCTCAGCCGGCCAGGTAG